The region TGATTCTTGTGTGATGAATTGCCCTTTATTTATCCTTTCTTCTGCTTCTTCCAGTTCTTTATTGTACTGAGCTACAGAAATTCGGTTTGACTTTTCTGCTGCTTTATCCAAAAAAGATTTCATCATTGACAACATTGATTCTTTTTGTGCTTTAGAAAGCATGCTATAATAAAATTTAAACTCCTGATTTAATGTTTGTTCTTTCATCGCTCCTAATTTCATAGTTCTTTACAAATTTAACGATTAATAGTTACTTTCTGTTTCATTTCAACGGATGATATTTTTCTAACTCCTTTTGCAGATCTTCTAAATTGTCCGTCCTGTAACGCTCTGTGCTGCTTACATACTTGTGCCCGGCCATGTATTGCACTTCCCGTAAATTGTAATGTTGCAACCAATTTGTAATGACCGATGCCCGGATTTGTGCCATGTTTTTTAACCTCGGTCCGTACCGGTTTATCATCTTTTTTATTCTTGGCATGCCACGGCCCAGCCGCTTTTTGTGGAACAAATAAGGGCCTTCGATTTCATCGCTCAACGCTTTTCTTTCGGTCAAAAGATATTCGTGCAACGGTAGTATTTGAAAGGGCTTTAGCGCTAATATCCTTTTGTTGGTCCTTTTGGTGGAAGGTACATAAATTTGGCCTTTGCCCAGTTGCAAATGGTTGATCTCCAGCTTTACCAGTTCACAGGTTTGTAAGCCCTGGTAAATTTTCAACCCTAAAATGATGTGATAGGTTTTCAACGTGTTTTCGTGCGTCCAGTGGTTGCGGCTTTCAGGGAACTTTTGGTATATTTCATCGAGCTGCTTTTGGGTAAATAAATCGTGCGGTACCGTGCGCTGTACGCCTTTTAATCGGACGTTTTCTGCAACGTTGGGCAGGCCTTTAAATTCCAAGTAATAGCCGATTTTTTTTAACTCTAAATTGATGGTTTTTGCCTGTATGCTTTGGCCTTTTCGATAGCGGATGTACTGCATTAACTGCTCATTATCAAAACTTTCAGCTGAAAGAGATAGTTCATGCAAATAAAGTTTAAACTTCTTTTCAATGAAAGAACCAT is a window of Salinivirga cyanobacteriivorans DNA encoding:
- a CDS encoding tyrosine-type recombinase/integrase; the encoded protein is MDQYFKQYLVEKGFAISTAGDYGSFIEKKFKLYLHELSLSAESFDNEQLMQYIRYRKGQSIQAKTINLELKKIGYYLEFKGLPNVAENVRLKGVQRTVPHDLFTQKQLDEIYQKFPESRNHWTHENTLKTYHIILGLKIYQGLQTCELVKLEINHLQLGKGQIYVPSTKRTNKRILALKPFQILPLHEYLLTERKALSDEIEGPYLFHKKRLGRGMPRIKKMINRYGPRLKNMAQIRASVITNWLQHYNLREVQYMAGHKYVSSTERYRTDNLEDLQKELEKYHPLK